A stretch of DNA from Cololabis saira isolate AMF1-May2022 chromosome 17, fColSai1.1, whole genome shotgun sequence:
ttattttaatattcctgattatggcttacagtttaagattaagattcccagaatattctaatttttttagataggatatttgagttttcttaagctgtaaaccatgatcagcaatattaaaataataaaaggcttgcaatatttcagttgatttgtaatgaatccagaatgtatgacatttttgtttttgtaattgcattacagaaaatcacaatattctaattttctgagacagtcctgtatatgggtAGGGGGGAATTTAGTGATAAAGGTTTCTGGTTTTAAGGAGACTATCACGTACAGACGTTCATTAGGACATTATTCCATTGTATTTCTAATTAACAGGAGTTTATGATTGTACGTTCAGGAGACAGGGAAATATCTGGGACTTTCAGGAAAACAAGATATGGGGTGCACATTACTGATTTAGGAATATTCAACAAACATAGCATGACTTGGAAATCTGTCATTCaactgaattcttttttttcccctcaagtAGAAAGTTGGACGCTCTGTTTTCCCATTTGTCTGTGAATGCACCATCAGTAGCAAAATAAGTTTTTACTTGCAAACATTTCCCATATAGGCGACATTTATTAAAATGATCTCTTAAACATAACACAGAGGGAGAGAGCAACACTTTTCTCCCTACAGATGATTCACAGAAGAGTTAGGACGCTGAAAGCCGGGGCCTCATGTACCTGAGCCTCTTCAATACACGGCTCATGTTCACACTGTTCCTTAAAGAGGGAGCAAAACCGAGTGCGTGTGACGGATTCGTAGATGAGGGGAAGCAGAAAACAAAGGAAGCGAGTTTACATTTGCAGAGGAGCTTGAAGGTGTAGGGCAGATCAACAACAGGGCAAACCGCGGGGAGGAGAGGCAGACTGAACAAAGCTGAACATTACTGAAAAAGAAATTGTTGTCTGTAGGATTCAGATCAAAACATGCCACAAACACTTTCAAACTGCAGAAACGTTATCAACTTTCAACAGAAAAGGCagaatatgtctcctttaatatTGTGGTTGTCAAGCTCTTAAATTATTTATACAGTTAAAGACAGTTCAGTCAGTCCACCCCGATACGAGTCCTCTTTGTTCCCTAAATCCTCTCAGAGGAGTTGGTGTCAGCAGGATGTCATGAGGGGCTTGAAGGAGCGTCTGCTTTGGGTTTGTTAGTGGGGTCCAGCACGGTTCCTTCATACACGACCTTGTTCTTGATGCCGTCCTGGATCAACCTCTGCTGCACACGGACCTTCGCATTGGTCATCCTGCAGTAAAACCTGGAGACGAGGACGCAGCAATGCTGCTGTTACAAACACGAGTAACTGGAGAACAAACCAACAAAGGTAGATGACAACACTTTTTTACTTCATAAATAAACTATCAAGCAAATAAGACCAAAATGAAGAAAAGGGCAGACAGAGGAAAGACCTACCAAGACCCAAGAGTTGTGAGCATGAAGCCAGCAAATCCCA
This window harbors:
- the LOC133463422 gene encoding cytochrome c oxidase assembly protein COX20, mitochondrial, with protein sequence MAGEEEDSRNKSFKLLGILDVQRTPCARDAILHGAGGSVAAGLLHFLATSRVKRSFDVGFAGFMLTTLGSWFYCRMTNAKVRVQQRLIQDGIKNKVVYEGTVLDPTNKPKADAPSSPS